Proteins encoded together in one Quercus lobata isolate SW786 chromosome 3, ValleyOak3.0 Primary Assembly, whole genome shotgun sequence window:
- the LOC115978943 gene encoding triose phosphate/phosphate translocator, chloroplastic-like: protein MALVINPFQCSTQTSRFSSLYLSPKKVTTNHVVLKTRSLGSKSTCLAFSPLPENHKPQKPVEFSGKALIFSGWSELLRRRGSVEFPVVAATTADADGYAKPSKSFAERYPALVTGFFFFMWYFLNVIFNILNKKVYNYFPYPYFVSVVHLLVGVVYCLVSWGVGLPKRAPINKELLVLLTPVAFCHALGHVMSNVSFAAVAVSFTHTIKALEPFFNAAASQFVLGQQIPLSLWLSLAPVVLGVSMASLTELSFNWTGFISAMISNIAFTYRSIYSKKAMTGMDSTNVYAYISIIALLVCIPPAIIIEGPQLMQYGFKDAIAKVGLYKFLSDLFWIGMFYHLYNQVATNTLERVAPLTHAVGNVLKRVFVIGFSIVVFGNRISTQTGIGTIIAIAGVAIYSLIKANIEEQKRKAAATSTS, encoded by the exons ATGGCTTTAGTGATCAACCCATTTCAATGTTCAACCCAAACTTCAAGATTTTCTTCATTATACTTGTCACCCAAGAAAGTTACAACTAATCATGTTGTGCTCAAGACTCGGTCACTGGGTTCTAAGTCCACATGCTTGGCCTTTTCTCCACTGCCAGAGAACCACAAACCTCAGAAACCTGTTGAATTCTCAGGCAAGGCCTTGATATTTTCTGGTTGGAGTGAATTGTTGAGGCGGCGAGGCTCTGTTGAATTTCCGGTTGTGGCGGCCACAACCGCAGATGCTGACGG GTATGCCAAGCCTTCTAAGAGCTTTGCCGAGAGATATCCTGCACTGGTTactggtttctttttctttatgtg GTACTTCTTAAATGTCATCTTCAATATACTCAACAAGAAAGTCTACAATTATTTCCCATATCCATA CTTTGTTTCTGTAGTACATCTCCTAGTTGGAGTGGTGTACTGTCTTGTTTCTTGGGGTGTTGGTCTACCAAAACGTGCT CCAATTAATAAGGAGCTCTTGGTACTACTGACTCCAGTTGCATTCTGCCATGCCCTTGGACATGTCATGTCTAATGTATCATTTGCAGCTGTCGCAGTATCTTTCACACACACCATTAAAG CCTTGGAGCCATTCTTCAATGCTGCTGCTTCTCAGTTTGTTTTAGGCCAGCAAATTCCTTTGTCCCTATGGCTATCATTGGCCCCAGTTGTTCTTG GTGTATCAATGGCATCACTGACTGAACTTTCTTTCAATTGGACTGGTTTCATCAGTGCGATGATTTCAAACATAGCATTTACCTACAGGAGTATCTATTCAAAGAAAGCAATG aCAGGAATGGACAGTACAAATGTGTATGCTTATATTTCAATTATTGCTCTCTTGGTTTGCATCCCGCCAGCGATAATT ATTGAGGGCCCCCAACTGATGCAATATGGTTTTAAGGATGCTATTGCCAAAGTTGGTTTATACAAATTCCTCTCTGATCTGTTCTGGATTGGCATGTTTTATCATCTGTACAATCAG GTTGCTACTAACACTTTAGAACGTGTTGCACCACTTACACATGCTGTTGGAAATGTATTGAAGCGAGTTTTTGTCATTGGATTCTCTATTGTTGTATTCG GCAATAGGATATCCACACAAACTGGAATTGGTACTATTATAGCAATTGCGGGTGTAGCCATTTATTCCCTAATAAAGGCAAACATAGAAGAGCAAAAACGG AAGGCTGCAGCAACTTCCACATCATAG
- the LOC115981413 gene encoding NAC domain-containing protein 41-like: MEAALSSSSLSSSTLEWPGGFVFDPLDEVLVTHYLHPKATEISYCKCHEVIPERDLYGTEEPWQIWEKMERANNCIRNKEEMFFFTRLKRVSSKSNRCKRSIGKGCWKGDGNSSDIFYCVDQNERKRIGVKKTYHYEKNNVKTDKSKAKDDENNHRYRWILHEISLDESLLQHAKTGDLVICRLRRHSKKEESVSSQSITVIDHTTNLLNQTISIPDHTLDQTTNMSNQISNGPDQIGEYWLNHQNLSTNMSNQIREYWLDYSMTDLGEITINGIHKT, translated from the exons ATGGAGGCTGCAttatcatcttcatctttatcCTCATCAACGCTTGAATGGCCAGGCGGGTTCGTGTTTGATCCACTAGACGAAGTACTAGTGACTCATTATCTTCATCCCAAGGCCACGGAAATTTCCTACTGTAAATGCCATGAAGTAATCCCAGAACGCGATCTTTACGGCACTGAAGAACCATGGCAGATTTGGGAGAAGATGGAAAGAGCTAATAACTGTATACGAAACAAAGAAGAGATGTTCTTCTTCACAAGATTGAAGAGGGTCTCTTCCAAGTCCAACCGTTGCAAGAGAAGCATCGGCAAAGGTTGTTGGAAAGGCGATGGAAATTCCAGCGATATTTTTTACTGTGTCGACCAAaacgaaagaaaaagaatcgGAGTCAAAAAGACTTACCATTATGAGAAAAACAACGTCAAGACCGACAAGTCCAAGGCCAAGGATGACGAAAACAACCACCGCTATCGCTGGATATTGCATGAGATTAGCCTTGATGAGTCTTTACTACAACACGCTAAG ACAGGAGATCTGGTGATTTGTAGACTTAGAAGACattctaaaaaagaagagagtgtgTCAAGTCAGAGTATAACTGTGATAGATCATACTACAAATCTGTTAAATCAGACTATAAGTATACCAGATCATACTCTAGATCAGACTACAAACATGTCTAATCAGATTTCAAATGGACCAGATCAAATAGGAGAATATTGGTTGAACCATCAAAATCTAAGTACAAATATGTCAAATCAAATACGAGAATATTGGTTAGATTATTCGATGACAGATTTAGGAGAAATAACAATTAATGGGATTCATAAAACTTGA